TTGATGTTTTTCGCATGTTTTCTTATAAACTTGTAATTGCACCTTGCAGCCAGGCCCAAAGGATACCCTGATCCAGTGTTTCATAACACGGAACCGCAACACACAGGCATATCATCTTTACCTCAGTTTAACTCAAGGCAAGTTAGTCTACTcctctgaattttatggttgacTGTATTTTAATCAGCAAATATTTGAATGAAGAActgtttttcttttctgcatgcataaatgtttcatgttcaaCGAATTGTATGCTTCTTCTGCTCTAAAaaagtttaattattttttatttggatTGTTTTGCTGACAGCATTAAGTGACAACGGGAAGTTCCTTCTTGCTGCTCGCAAGTTTCGAAGGCCCACATGCACAGACTATGTCATCTCTATAAACGCAGATGACATGTCAAAGGGAAGTGGAACATGCATTGGGAAATTGAGGTAAGATCAACCATCATACGATGTCAATAGTTGATGCTGTTTGTGCTGGACTGAATTTTGACTCTTTTCTCTTGATAGGTCAAACTTTCTAGGTACCAAGTTTACCGTCTATGATTCCCAGCCACCTCATGGTGGAGCCGCAATCTCCAGAAGTCGTTCCACAAGGCTAGTGGGTTTGAAACAAGTCTCTCCTAAGGTGCCTGCTGGCAACTACCCAGTAGCACACATTCAATATGAGTTGAATGTTTTGGGTTCTCGGTAAGCGATAATCATCTGAACTACTTATAAAGCTTTCCAACGCAAAGATCCGTTTGCCATTTCTGcatatttctttttgtttttggatgATCACTACGATGCTGCTGTGTGCACCTTCATCAACTAAATCTGCAGTTGATATTTTCTTGAGAAAGCAGGGGTCCGAGGAGAATGCAATGTGTCTTGGATGCAATCCCTGGTTATGCAGATGGAGCAGGAGTAGCTCCAGAACAGACTGAATTACCTAGTAGCAGTCAAGATTCATTTCCTTCACTCCCATTCTTCCGTTCAAAATCAACCCGCACAGAGAGTTTCCGTTTTAGATCTTTATCCACACGCAAGGAAGGAACTCTAGTACTAAGAAACAAGGCTCCAAGGTGGCATGAGCAGCTCCAGTGTTGGTGTCTTAACTTCCGTGGACGAGTTACAGTTGCTTCAGTTAAGAATTTTCAGCTTGTAGCTTCGCCTGAAGGTGAACCTGCTGGTCCAGAACATGAGAAGGTCCTCCTACAGTTCGGGAAAGTAGGAAAGGATTTGTttactatggattttcaacatcCAATCTCAGCGTTCCAGGCTTTTGCTATCTGCCTCAGCAGCTTCGACACCAAAATTGCT
Above is a genomic segment from Papaver somniferum cultivar HN1 chromosome 10, ASM357369v1, whole genome shotgun sequence containing:
- the LOC113318573 gene encoding tubby-like F-box protein 3, encoding MSFKSILQEMKGEFGSISRKGFDLGYGFRSRSHRVVQEDLELLRGLDALKQSCWANMPPELLRDVLMRIEEADSMWPSRKNVVACAGVCRSWREVTKEIVNTPEMSGKLTFPISLKQPGPKDTLIQCFITRNRNTQAYHLYLSLTQALSDNGKFLLAARKFRRPTCTDYVISINADDMSKGSGTCIGKLRSNFLGTKFTVYDSQPPHGGAAISRSRSTRLVGLKQVSPKVPAGNYPVAHIQYELNVLGSRGPRRMQCVLDAIPGYADGAGVAPEQTELPSSSQDSFPSLPFFRSKSTRTESFRFRSLSTRKEGTLVLRNKAPRWHEQLQCWCLNFRGRVTVASVKNFQLVASPEGEPAGPEHEKVLLQFGKVGKDLFTMDFQHPISAFQAFAICLSSFDTKIACE